A genome region from Yoonia vestfoldensis includes the following:
- a CDS encoding AMP-binding protein yields the protein MTALSNVPAQIAQALQNHHDLIALTDVNTSIRYGQLADFIERLQTYMPTAAPVAVFGKPSAAFGAAVTACVVFGRPFVHLDPAMPHDVLRNIIDELGIGVIFHAEPPATGQLPQSCACFDVAALAQNLNDQPARPVVGAQVAPDDIIYIVATSGTTGKPKCIPVTQTSAFLSYEWRDAYTPYGPDDRVGCYIFAIWEMFRPLRKGATICFAQFNELMSPLDLVKFWHRHAVTEMLFTPSALENALQALPATAITGVALQRIILNGEVVSDDLIAAVHAKLPHVKLWNLYSICETHDIAITDVTQRQSNSGPVSVGVPMPHLRAVVLDDSDQVCPEGQPGLLHFEGPQMLGPGYINRPDETALRFRNLTLQGRGVRLYDTGDQGYVDAQGAVFVMGRIAHMLKLRGHSIQTRELVETLRAYIGFGQAVPWIKDIAGRGKALIIYYSSDADQAAQNDRNWALGTGQIRIPSALSKVMRKDLPAYCIPSYLVRLDEIPIHAVSGKCDFKSLPDITLAQIDDHAALDALPTIVQCAKVMGCSVSDLDPALSLHAQGGDSLMAVTLLLALEEIYSRSVDFDFALNVPLGRLHDILAKTESTPEPHTAFTRKGILLTGVTGFLGSRVLAAAARALPADQVIYCVIREKRNAPTDRLLRIAKDQSVDPDRLVLIAGSIDEARFGLDAPGYGALVSCVTSVIHCAAMVNLAVDRRHTQTWSQTGITIILQFCDDAGADLRFTSSSAVFPDTGGPYPEARTTVFDGSSGYGAAKIEAEAQISASNVPAAIVRLPSLYDLAAPNAKDIYEIIMKACMAMNAVPEGFTFRMVDVHEVANFLVGLPAGKGQAFYNFAPDAFVTPEMIPAGFAVLPLQTWLRDAPLSEAERALIASDTSVLRAASCFDHGAAQTAWGQITGTPLAAAADPQALVARRFTSSSQRSP from the coding sequence TTGACCGCACTTTCAAATGTTCCCGCGCAGATCGCACAGGCCCTCCAAAATCACCATGATCTCATTGCCCTGACCGATGTGAATACATCGATACGGTATGGTCAGCTGGCAGATTTTATTGAGCGGCTTCAAACGTATATGCCAACGGCAGCACCGGTTGCAGTCTTCGGGAAACCGTCCGCTGCTTTTGGCGCTGCGGTGACAGCCTGTGTCGTGTTTGGACGCCCCTTTGTACATCTTGATCCTGCGATGCCACATGATGTGTTACGCAATATCATCGACGAGCTTGGGATCGGCGTGATTTTTCACGCCGAGCCGCCCGCGACAGGGCAATTGCCACAAAGCTGCGCCTGCTTTGATGTCGCGGCGCTTGCTCAAAATCTGAATGACCAGCCTGCGCGTCCCGTCGTCGGAGCACAAGTAGCACCAGATGACATCATTTATATCGTGGCGACGTCTGGCACGACTGGGAAACCAAAGTGTATTCCTGTGACACAGACCTCTGCGTTTTTGTCCTATGAATGGCGTGACGCCTATACGCCTTATGGCCCTGATGACCGGGTCGGGTGTTATATCTTTGCGATTTGGGAAATGTTCCGCCCTTTGCGAAAAGGTGCCACCATTTGCTTTGCCCAATTCAACGAACTCATGAGCCCGCTTGATTTGGTAAAATTTTGGCATCGCCACGCCGTGACGGAAATGCTGTTCACCCCATCGGCCTTAGAGAACGCTCTGCAGGCCTTGCCTGCAACGGCCATCACAGGCGTAGCGTTGCAGCGCATCATCCTCAACGGTGAAGTCGTCAGTGATGATCTGATCGCGGCGGTGCATGCAAAGTTGCCGCATGTGAAGCTCTGGAACCTATATAGTATTTGCGAGACCCATGACATTGCGATAACTGATGTCACACAGCGTCAATCCAACAGCGGGCCAGTGTCTGTGGGGGTGCCCATGCCACATCTACGCGCAGTTGTGCTGGATGACAGCGATCAAGTCTGCCCGGAAGGACAGCCGGGATTGTTGCATTTTGAGGGGCCGCAAATGCTGGGGCCGGGCTACATTAACAGACCTGATGAAACAGCGTTGCGATTCCGCAATCTCACGCTTCAAGGTCGCGGCGTGCGGCTCTATGACACCGGTGATCAGGGCTATGTGGATGCGCAAGGAGCCGTGTTTGTCATGGGGCGCATTGCCCATATGCTCAAGCTCCGAGGGCATAGTATTCAGACGCGTGAGTTGGTGGAAACGCTGCGTGCCTATATCGGATTTGGTCAGGCCGTGCCTTGGATCAAAGATATCGCAGGCCGTGGCAAAGCCCTGATCATTTATTATAGCAGTGATGCGGATCAAGCCGCGCAAAATGACCGCAATTGGGCCTTGGGCACAGGCCAAATACGCATACCATCCGCCCTATCCAAAGTCATGCGCAAGGACCTGCCAGCCTATTGCATCCCCAGTTATCTGGTGCGGCTGGACGAGATACCAATCCATGCTGTGTCGGGCAAATGCGATTTCAAATCCTTGCCCGACATCACGTTGGCCCAAATCGATGACCACGCCGCATTGGACGCGCTCCCGACTATCGTGCAATGCGCAAAGGTCATGGGCTGTTCGGTCAGCGACCTTGACCCCGCGTTGTCCCTTCACGCCCAAGGTGGTGATTCATTGATGGCCGTAACCCTGCTGTTGGCACTGGAAGAGATTTACAGCCGAAGCGTGGATTTTGACTTTGCGCTGAATGTGCCGTTGGGACGTTTGCATGACATTCTTGCTAAGACTGAAAGCACGCCAGAGCCCCACACCGCCTTTACCCGCAAGGGGATTTTACTAACGGGAGTCACCGGATTTTTGGGCAGTCGCGTGCTGGCAGCCGCCGCACGTGCCTTACCTGCTGATCAAGTGATCTACTGCGTGATCCGTGAAAAACGCAATGCACCCACAGATCGGTTGTTGCGGATTGCAAAAGACCAAAGTGTGGACCCTGATCGCTTGGTTCTGATTGCCGGTTCTATTGATGAGGCGCGGTTTGGATTGGATGCACCCGGCTATGGCGCGTTGGTCTCCTGTGTAACTTCGGTGATCCATTGTGCGGCGATGGTTAATCTTGCGGTGGATCGCAGACATACGCAGACATGGTCCCAAACGGGTATCACCATTATCTTGCAGTTTTGCGACGATGCGGGCGCGGATTTGCGCTTCACCTCATCGTCTGCGGTGTTCCCTGATACCGGCGGCCCGTACCCAGAGGCCAGAACAACAGTCTTCGATGGGAGTTCTGGCTATGGGGCCGCAAAAATCGAAGCCGAGGCCCAGATTTCAGCGTCAAATGTCCCGGCAGCCATTGTGCGCCTGCCGTCGCTTTACGACCTTGCGGCGCCCAATGCCAAAGACATCTACGAGATCATCATGAAAGCTTGCATGGCCATGAACGCGGTGCCTGAGGGTTTCACATTTCGTATGGTAGATGTGCATGAGGTCGCAAATTTCCTCGTCGGGCTCCCCGCAGGCAAGGGGCAAGCGTTTTACAACTTTGCCCCTGATGCCTTTGTCACACCCGAGATGATCCCGGCAGGGTTTGCAGTGCTCCCGTTGCAAACATGGCTGCGCGACGCGCCTTTGTCAGAGGCAGAGCGCGCCTTGATCGCCTCGGACACCAGCGTGCTGCGTGCGGCGTCTTGTTTTGATCATGGGGCGGCGCAAACGGCATGGGGTCAGATCACCGGAACACCTCTTGCGGCGGCCGCTGACCCACAGGCCTTGGTGGCGCGCCGCTTTACCAGTTCGTCGCAGCGTTCACCTTGA
- the nadC gene encoding carboxylating nicotinate-nucleotide diphosphorylase, with translation MSFSCVPDMILEPMIRNALMEDLGSYGDVTTRAVIPAETTYTACLNARADAIVSGMQVARIAFHLVDATLEIETHVVDGQPCKAGDTLMTIKGSAASILSGERVALNFAGRLTGIATKTASFVAETAGTAARVTCTRKTTPGLRLVEKLAVLHGGGFNHRYSLSDAILIKDNHIAAAGGVRQVLEAAKAHASHMMAVEIEVDRLDQLADVLEVGGASVVLLDNMSTEMLHEAIELVDGRMKTEASGNVTRGRIASIAATGVDYISSGALTHSAATVDIGLDF, from the coding sequence ATGAGCTTTTCCTGTGTTCCTGACATGATCCTAGAACCGATGATCCGTAACGCACTCATGGAAGATCTGGGCAGCTACGGCGACGTAACAACCCGCGCAGTGATCCCGGCCGAGACGACATACACAGCATGTCTGAATGCTCGGGCCGACGCCATTGTGTCGGGCATGCAGGTGGCGCGTATTGCATTTCATCTGGTGGATGCAACGCTTGAGATTGAAACTCATGTTGTGGATGGCCAGCCCTGTAAAGCTGGCGACACCCTGATGACCATTAAAGGCAGTGCAGCGTCGATCTTGTCAGGGGAACGGGTGGCCTTAAATTTTGCGGGGCGCTTAACGGGTATTGCAACAAAGACGGCCTCTTTTGTCGCGGAAACCGCAGGCACGGCTGCCCGCGTGACCTGCACCCGCAAAACGACGCCGGGCCTGCGCTTGGTCGAGAAACTAGCGGTGCTCCACGGCGGCGGGTTCAATCACCGTTACTCATTGTCGGACGCAATCTTAATCAAGGATAACCACATCGCGGCAGCGGGTGGTGTGCGGCAAGTGCTTGAAGCCGCCAAGGCTCATGCAAGCCACATGATGGCTGTTGAGATCGAAGTGGACCGATTAGATCAATTGGCAGACGTCCTTGAGGTAGGTGGGGCGTCAGTCGTTCTTCTGGACAATATGAGCACCGAAATGCTGCACGAAGCAATTGAACTTGTTGATGGGCGCATGAAGACGGAAGCAAGCGGAAACGTCACACGCGGTCGTATCGCGTCGATCGCAGCGACGGGCGTTGACTACATCTCATCCGGCGCGTTGACGCATTCGGCAGCTACCGTTGATATTGGTTTGGATTTTTGA
- a CDS encoding L-aspartate oxidase, whose amino-acid sequence MKTIQTDRIVIVGAGLAALYAALKLAPRPVVVISPECLGEGASSAWAQGGVAAAMNVNDSAQSHAADTIKAGDGTVDPVVANLVTQEARTHILDLTALGTPFDRAENGDYVMSREAAHSFARVVRVKGDQAGAEIMGALIEKVRKTPSIQILEGTMARDLEVTGGQVTGIAIQSSDDLCSAPVMLRGSAVLLAGGGSGGLYAVTTNPPRIRGQVIGMAARAGATIADPEFVQFHPTAMNVGEDPAPLATEALRGEGAILINNQGERFMQALHPDAELAPRDVVARAIFAQSQAGQRPMLDTRDVLGETIKTDYPAVAEACARNGIDPAMMPIPVAAAAHYHMGGIETGTDGRASLGNLWVCGEASSTGLHGANRLASNGLLEALVYARICAESIAAVVPDGTAPEINITFEDGGAPPDPDAVTELRQTMTTFVGVVRDANGLKTALRKIAELETTFGASVSFLNMTATATLIAASALTREESRGAHERSDFPDIFPGDGQRSRLTLNDAMTIRSQICEEAS is encoded by the coding sequence ATGAAAACCATTCAGACCGATCGTATTGTCATTGTCGGCGCAGGGCTTGCTGCGCTTTATGCGGCGCTCAAACTCGCGCCGCGGCCCGTTGTGGTGATCTCTCCCGAGTGTTTGGGGGAAGGGGCGAGTTCGGCTTGGGCGCAAGGTGGCGTTGCCGCGGCGATGAACGTCAATGATAGTGCCCAAAGCCATGCCGCCGATACGATCAAGGCAGGTGACGGAACCGTTGATCCCGTCGTCGCCAATTTGGTCACACAAGAGGCGCGTACCCACATCCTTGATCTGACGGCTCTTGGAACACCCTTTGACCGAGCCGAAAACGGTGACTACGTCATGTCGCGAGAAGCCGCCCATAGCTTTGCCCGTGTCGTCCGCGTCAAAGGAGACCAAGCTGGTGCCGAGATCATGGGCGCATTGATCGAAAAGGTCCGCAAGACCCCGTCAATTCAGATTTTAGAAGGCACCATGGCGCGTGATCTGGAAGTCACGGGTGGGCAGGTTACCGGCATCGCGATTCAATCTTCCGATGACCTGTGCTCTGCCCCTGTGATGCTGCGGGGCAGTGCCGTGTTGCTAGCGGGTGGTGGCTCCGGTGGGCTTTATGCTGTGACGACAAACCCGCCCCGCATTCGTGGGCAGGTGATTGGTATGGCTGCCCGTGCAGGTGCTACGATTGCAGACCCAGAGTTTGTTCAATTCCACCCAACCGCGATGAACGTTGGTGAAGATCCTGCCCCACTGGCAACCGAAGCTCTGCGCGGTGAAGGTGCTATCTTGATCAATAATCAAGGTGAACGGTTCATGCAGGCCTTGCATCCCGATGCTGAGCTTGCGCCGCGTGATGTCGTGGCTCGCGCGATATTTGCCCAATCCCAAGCTGGGCAGCGTCCAATGCTTGATACACGTGATGTCTTGGGCGAGACAATCAAGACAGATTATCCTGCCGTCGCAGAAGCCTGCGCCCGGAACGGAATCGACCCTGCGATGATGCCCATTCCGGTGGCCGCCGCCGCGCATTATCACATGGGAGGGATCGAAACGGGCACCGATGGCCGCGCGTCTTTAGGTAATCTTTGGGTTTGCGGCGAGGCATCTTCAACCGGATTACACGGTGCCAATCGTCTGGCCTCAAACGGCTTGCTTGAGGCCTTGGTCTACGCGCGTATTTGCGCCGAAAGTATAGCAGCAGTAGTGCCAGACGGCACGGCACCTGAGATCAACATCACGTTCGAAGACGGCGGTGCGCCGCCTGATCCTGATGCGGTGACAGAGTTACGCCAAACCATGACAACTTTTGTGGGCGTCGTGCGTGATGCAAATGGCCTCAAGACGGCACTGCGCAAGATCGCTGAGCTTGAGACGACCTTCGGGGCAAGTGTCTCATTTCTAAATATGACGGCGACCGCTACTTTGATCGCGGCCTCAGCACTCACCCGTGAAGAAAGCCGAGGCGCGCATGAACGGTCAGATTTTCCAGATATATTCCCCGGCGACGGCCAACGGTCACGCCTCACGCTAAACGACGCCATGACTATACGGTCCCAAATTTGCGAGGAAGCATCATGA
- the nadA gene encoding quinolinate synthase NadA codes for MLDLSHIRTVLSGHYDLTPSLECASELQDTYSRMSRVVSPPDWVTYAPYVKAINALKKERNAVILGHNYMTPEIFHGVSDFVGDSLQLAMKASDVDADVIVQAGVHFMAETSKILSPQKTVLMPDMDAGCSLAESITAAGIDEMRAKYSGAPVVTYVNTTAEVKAASDICCTSSNALQIVNAMESDTVIMTPDKYLAQNVASQSHKNVVYWPGSCIVHEQYTAKDLREFREWNPGTRLIAHPECPPDVVAEADFSGSTSGILKYVTDEKPEKAMLITECSMASNIADRLPEVDFVGPCNMCPYMKKISLEKILWVLHSGENEVLVDPTVAEKARQSVQAMIDMSRKLGL; via the coding sequence ATGCTAGACCTTTCGCATATTCGCACCGTTCTTTCAGGTCACTATGATCTTACCCCTTCACTCGAATGTGCTTCGGAATTGCAAGATACCTACTCGCGTATGTCGCGCGTCGTGTCGCCGCCAGATTGGGTCACTTATGCGCCCTATGTCAAGGCAATCAACGCTTTAAAAAAAGAGCGCAATGCTGTTATTCTTGGGCACAATTACATGACGCCCGAGATTTTTCATGGCGTGTCTGACTTCGTTGGCGACAGCTTACAGCTTGCGATGAAGGCCAGTGACGTTGATGCGGATGTGATCGTTCAAGCTGGCGTTCACTTCATGGCGGAAACATCGAAAATTCTCAGCCCGCAAAAGACGGTCTTGATGCCCGATATGGATGCCGGATGTTCCTTGGCGGAGAGCATCACGGCGGCTGGTATTGATGAGATGCGTGCTAAATACTCAGGCGCGCCGGTCGTGACCTATGTGAACACAACCGCCGAAGTGAAGGCCGCGTCAGACATTTGTTGCACCTCATCAAATGCGCTGCAAATCGTGAACGCGATGGAAAGCGACACGGTTATTATGACGCCAGATAAATACCTTGCACAAAACGTCGCCAGTCAAAGCCATAAGAACGTGGTATATTGGCCCGGCTCTTGCATCGTTCACGAACAATACACCGCCAAAGACCTGCGCGAATTCCGCGAATGGAATCCGGGCACACGGTTAATTGCGCATCCTGAATGTCCGCCAGACGTTGTGGCAGAGGCAGATTTCTCTGGCTCGACCAGCGGTATTCTTAAGTATGTCACGGACGAAAAGCCCGAAAAGGCAATGCTAATCACCGAATGCTCAATGGCGTCCAATATCGCGGATCGCCTGCCAGAGGTAGACTTTGTTGGCCCTTGCAACATGTGTCCTTATATGAAGAAAATCTCACTTGAGAAAATCTTGTGGGTTCTGCATAGCGGTGAAAACGAAGTGCTCGTAGACCCTACCGTCGCTGAAAAGGCCCGCCAATCCGTGCAAGCGATGATCGACATGTCGCGCAAACTGGGCCTTTGA
- a CDS encoding tyrosine-type recombinase/integrase has translation MVSERTTPLRERMIEDMRIRGLGHQSQRSHIRAVKDFASFLGHSPDTATHEELRAYQLHMTDTEVTPSVYNARITALRFFFSMTCGRDEVKKYMQFRTEPRKLPAVLSVEEVSELLAVAPGPGLKYSAALSISYGAGLRASEVCNLTTGDIDSDRMLIHALQGKGRKDRKVMLLPGLLDLLRDYWCEARPEGWMFPGKPKINPISPRQLNRAFTSAKRMAGINKPATLHTLRHSFATHLLEAGTDVRVIQVLLGHAKLTTTAQYTKVATKMIRDTTSPFEALKQLNLQTRKKRPE, from the coding sequence ATGGTCAGTGAGAGAACAACGCCGCTTCGTGAGCGGATGATCGAAGACATGCGCATTCGGGGGCTGGGGCACCAATCCCAGCGATCGCATATCCGGGCGGTGAAGGATTTTGCTTCGTTTCTGGGGCATTCACCGGATACGGCCACGCATGAGGAGCTGCGCGCGTATCAGCTTCATATGACGGATACCGAGGTCACGCCCTCAGTTTACAACGCGCGGATCACTGCCTTGCGTTTCTTTTTCTCAATGACCTGCGGACGTGATGAGGTGAAGAAGTACATGCAATTCCGCACCGAACCGCGCAAGCTACCCGCTGTGCTCAGCGTCGAAGAGGTTTCCGAGCTTCTGGCCGTCGCACCTGGTCCCGGGCTTAAGTACAGCGCGGCGCTCAGTATCTCATATGGTGCGGGGCTGCGCGCCTCAGAGGTTTGTAACCTCACCACCGGCGATATCGACAGTGATCGCATGCTGATCCATGCCCTGCAGGGCAAGGGGCGTAAAGACCGCAAGGTGATGCTGTTGCCCGGATTGCTCGACCTGTTGCGGGATTATTGGTGCGAAGCACGGCCTGAGGGGTGGATGTTCCCTGGCAAACCGAAGATTAATCCGATCTCACCGCGTCAACTCAACCGGGCCTTCACATCGGCTAAACGCATGGCCGGGATCAACAAGCCCGCGACGTTGCATACACTGCGGCACAGCTTTGCCACCCATCTGCTGGAAGCAGGTACCGATGTGCGGGTCATTCAAGTGCTGCTTGGCCATGCCAAGCTGACGACCACAGCCCAGTACACCAAAGTCGCCACCAAGATGATCCGGGATACGACCAGTCCGTTTGAAGCCCTCAAACAGTTGAACCTCCAGACCCGCAAAAAGCGACCGGAGTGA
- a CDS encoding DUF411 domain-containing protein, with amino-acid sequence MNRRNFLMIAAGSALAAGPVFAATPSMKVLKSPTCGCCSAWIAHVESAGIDVDAQDITQDALWAAKDNAGITPELSSCHTGFIEGYVIEGHVPAADIQRLLAERPDAVGLTVPGMPIGSPGMEMGDQRDAFETLLVLHGGETIVFERHS; translated from the coding sequence ATGAACCGTAGAAACTTCCTAATGATCGCCGCTGGCTCAGCACTTGCCGCTGGTCCGGTCTTTGCCGCAACGCCAAGCATGAAAGTGCTCAAATCCCCGACTTGCGGATGCTGCTCGGCATGGATCGCCCACGTTGAATCCGCCGGGATTGACGTCGATGCGCAAGACATCACGCAAGATGCCTTGTGGGCCGCCAAGGACAATGCAGGGATAACACCCGAGCTTAGCTCCTGTCACACAGGGTTCATAGAAGGGTACGTCATCGAGGGCCATGTCCCGGCGGCTGACATCCAACGCCTGTTGGCTGAGCGTCCAGATGCCGTTGGCCTGACCGTTCCCGGAATGCCGATCGGCTCGCCCGGCATGGAGATGGGGGACCAGCGCGATGCTTTCGAAACGCTACTTGTATTGCATGGTGGAGAGACCATTGTGTTTGAGCGCCATTCGTAG
- a CDS encoding multicopper oxidase family protein, whose amino-acid sequence MKTITRRRFGGGMVAALAATGFRPTALQAGTPPDLIAREGVLQLAPANYPETQVWGYNGAVPGPMIRLPQGARMTRRFQNELPQPSTIHWHGIRLDNAMDGVPGLTQDVVEPGATFLYDFVVPDAGTYWYHPHNRSYEQMARGLSGALVVEEAGGGPEVDNDEVLLIDDWRLAEDAQIAGGFGDMHDWAHAGRIGNWITVNGLGDWRKPVQQHSRHRWRLVNTANARIFSLEAQGLGGWIIALDGMPLDAPQPLDRLTLAPAQRADIIVDVTASVGEEAFLVSFERDGGYAIATFDVTAIARSERLDAPSPLPPNPVPQLGPLETARKAALLMEGGAMGRMGGAMMGGQMMGMREMAGAGKVWAFNGMADMPDEPLVAADRGETVRIDITNDTAWPHAMHLHGHHFRQIGSNGTAGPLRDTLLMDRGETAQIAFVADNPGDWLLHCHMLEHSAGGMMTWLRVA is encoded by the coding sequence ATGAAAACGATCACACGTCGGAGGTTTGGAGGTGGGATGGTTGCGGCATTGGCGGCAACTGGCTTTCGTCCGACAGCTCTACAGGCTGGAACGCCGCCAGACCTGATCGCGCGTGAAGGCGTGCTTCAACTTGCGCCCGCGAACTACCCTGAAACACAGGTGTGGGGCTACAACGGAGCGGTTCCGGGTCCTATGATCAGGCTGCCGCAAGGCGCCCGAATGACGCGCCGATTTCAAAATGAACTCCCGCAGCCGAGCACCATCCACTGGCATGGGATCCGCCTCGACAACGCGATGGATGGCGTCCCCGGTCTGACACAAGACGTCGTCGAACCTGGAGCGACATTTCTCTATGACTTCGTTGTGCCAGATGCCGGAACTTATTGGTATCATCCCCACAATCGGTCTTATGAGCAGATGGCGCGGGGGCTATCCGGGGCGCTGGTCGTCGAAGAGGCCGGGGGAGGCCCCGAAGTCGATAACGATGAGGTGCTTTTAATTGATGACTGGCGTCTGGCGGAGGATGCCCAGATCGCGGGCGGTTTCGGTGATATGCACGATTGGGCGCATGCCGGTCGGATCGGGAACTGGATCACTGTGAACGGATTGGGTGACTGGCGGAAACCTGTTCAGCAGCACAGTCGTCATCGTTGGCGCCTTGTGAACACCGCAAATGCGCGGATTTTCTCGCTTGAGGCTCAGGGCCTTGGGGGCTGGATCATTGCGTTGGACGGCATGCCGCTTGATGCACCACAACCGTTGGATCGCCTGACACTGGCACCGGCACAACGGGCGGATATCATTGTTGACGTGACAGCGAGCGTTGGCGAGGAAGCTTTCCTTGTGAGTTTCGAGCGTGACGGCGGTTATGCAATCGCAACATTTGATGTCACAGCGATCGCCCGATCCGAACGTCTGGACGCTCCGTCACCACTGCCACCCAACCCGGTGCCGCAGCTTGGCCCTTTGGAGACTGCCAGAAAGGCAGCCCTTCTGATGGAAGGCGGGGCCATGGGACGTATGGGTGGTGCCATGATGGGCGGACAGATGATGGGCATGCGCGAGATGGCCGGAGCCGGTAAAGTCTGGGCCTTCAACGGCATGGCCGACATGCCGGATGAGCCTTTGGTTGCGGCTGATCGGGGCGAAACCGTTCGGATCGACATCACCAACGATACGGCCTGGCCCCACGCGATGCATCTTCATGGTCACCATTTCCGCCAGATCGGCTCGAATGGGACGGCAGGTCCGCTTCGTGACACGCTTCTTATGGACCGAGGCGAGACCGCGCAGATCGCATTTGTTGCCGACAATCCCGGAGATTGGCTTTTGCATTGCCACATGCTGGAGCATTCTGCAGGCGGAATGATGACATGGCTGCGCGTGGCGTGA
- a CDS encoding copper resistance D family protein: MLSALASADLVTWLSICVKALVYATALIAMGSILSILMLRRLPAPEVQTLRRLSVFCAIGAALLSLLRLPLRASFLMGGTWQGATDPMMLTMVSESPLGSSIVLRLVGLALICAILLPARQGRPLAVFGVLVVAASFVFRGHALEEPRFLLAALISLHILGLAFWIGAFTPLYRLSGADTASVAGQVSHDFGRIAVWVVGALTLAGGVTLWLLTGNVLDAFFTSYGQFFAIKLGVFLGIIGFAAWNKLRLTPALLRQEPGASAHLRRSIQMESVLVALILVTTAILTTISAPEATNQIGSAAASGQTTETNRGGFL, encoded by the coding sequence ATGCTGAGCGCGCTCGCTTCAGCTGACTTGGTCACTTGGCTGTCCATTTGCGTAAAGGCGCTTGTCTACGCGACGGCCTTGATCGCAATGGGCAGCATATTGAGTATTTTAATGCTCCGCCGTCTTCCCGCACCCGAGGTGCAAACGCTGCGCCGGTTGTCGGTCTTCTGCGCCATTGGGGCAGCCCTTTTGTCTCTGTTGCGACTTCCGCTGCGTGCGAGTTTCCTGATGGGCGGCACATGGCAGGGCGCAACTGATCCGATGATGCTGACGATGGTTTCGGAAAGCCCCCTGGGCTCCAGCATCGTTTTGCGGCTTGTCGGACTGGCTTTGATTTGTGCGATCCTGCTGCCCGCACGCCAAGGGCGACCGCTCGCGGTCTTCGGCGTCCTTGTCGTGGCGGCATCTTTCGTGTTTCGCGGCCATGCGCTGGAAGAACCACGCTTTTTGCTTGCCGCACTCATCTCGCTCCATATCCTGGGCTTGGCGTTCTGGATTGGGGCCTTCACGCCGCTCTACCGCCTTTCGGGGGCGGACACGGCCAGTGTCGCCGGGCAGGTCAGCCACGATTTTGGCCGGATTGCCGTCTGGGTCGTTGGTGCGTTGACCTTGGCGGGGGGAGTTACCCTATGGCTGCTAACTGGCAACGTACTGGATGCGTTTTTTACCTCCTACGGGCAGTTTTTTGCAATCAAGCTGGGCGTTTTTCTCGGCATCATTGGCTTTGCCGCATGGAACAAGTTGCGGCTTACGCCTGCCTTGCTCCGGCAAGAGCCGGGTGCCAGCGCGCATCTGCGTCGGAGCATTCAAATGGAATCGGTGCTTGTGGCACTGATCCTTGTGACAACAGCAATCCTGACAACGATAAGCGCGCCCGAAGCGACAAACCAAATCGGGAGTGCGGCCGCCAGCGGTCAGACCACAGAAACGAACAGAGGGGGTTTCTTATGA
- a CDS encoding copper resistance CopC family protein — MKPAVYFAAIAALSLAFASPSADAHSKKEATEPADGAVLETSPPTISMRFDMPMRVTLISLTDQDGASHDVTRSDNMQPVSEFSAAPPALPAGQYKVEWRGLATDGHPMQGTFSFEISN; from the coding sequence ATGAAACCTGCCGTTTACTTTGCCGCGATCGCGGCACTTTCGCTGGCGTTCGCATCTCCAAGCGCAGATGCGCATTCCAAGAAAGAGGCAACGGAGCCAGCGGATGGGGCCGTTCTGGAGACGTCTCCGCCGACAATTTCAATGCGCTTTGACATGCCAATGCGCGTCACTCTGATCTCTCTCACCGATCAGGATGGAGCTTCGCATGATGTGACGCGCAGCGACAATATGCAGCCTGTCAGTGAATTCAGTGCCGCGCCGCCAGCGTTGCCAGCAGGTCAGTACAAGGTCGAGTGGCGGGGACTGGCAACCGATGGTCATCCAATGCAAGGGACGTTCAGTTTTGAAATCTCGAATTGA
- a CDS encoding copper-binding protein — protein MKTLPLALSVLVLSAPLAFAQMNHSDMDHSNMPMSDEMMEGAVHTKAVVNSIGEGTANVSHEPIPEIGWPAMTMDLAMMPDAEMMGDIAAGDSVTLMLIKGDDGMYAIGAMMPE, from the coding sequence ATGAAAACTCTCCCTCTTGCCCTCTCCGTTCTCGTTCTGAGCGCGCCACTGGCGTTTGCGCAAATGAACCACTCGGACATGGACCATTCGAACATGCCGATGAGTGACGAAATGATGGAAGGTGCCGTACATACCAAGGCCGTGGTGAATTCCATCGGCGAAGGCACTGCCAATGTCAGTCACGAACCCATCCCTGAAATCGGCTGGCCCGCCATGACGATGGATTTGGCGATGATGCCCGACGCGGAAATGATGGGCGATATTGCGGCTGGAGATTCCGTCACGCTGATGCTGATCAAGGGCGACGACGGCATGTATGCAATTGGCGCGATGATGCCTGAATAA